Proteins co-encoded in one Chroicocephalus ridibundus chromosome 6, bChrRid1.1, whole genome shotgun sequence genomic window:
- the CCDC39 gene encoding coiled-coil domain-containing protein 39 isoform X2 — MQKEKVDLQNELADFEERIEAMTSHLKNVRQEFSFTQSLYKARENEIETEQHFKALAERELGRLKSDIKRLEDEIVSLREKKNSQENTISKTTKKLETLKQQLNCDEEVLESWIKESNRKDNDAMTIQKYAQQDEGKLAALTLQVEKLTMQANQKRRALDNELTETITAQIELDKTAEDFRRVHQERQEVLRQWENAIQQMQKRDQQIDHCALLIAEIKQEIRKKEIVLKEKTSFLVNETVNNMEYEKKISSAEREATSLRNEYQAQDIYRGQLQDELDALKSTVDRTASDLESSRTQVTNLKKEIQKKQARLSFLNEKNASLSNKLKLVTEETLSSEDKALRMEEILKEEEKVVKEKETEIHQLKELLFKKTQELKVQRDKEKCVLAEIEGSQRSLKNLKSRLHRLDVDALKQQEFIYNQDFYIQQVQRRLSRLEGEVNADEKQVLEAKITELKKTLEEKKNAYDVLHTQHKKLQSDVHFIKRAMDKTGEETSGMMIKIDELNLFNERSDQELKKAKAIKQEMMVEDNLLKLELNRLRDTLCNKTEKVLTLEKQKLELKKAIAERTEEIKIHKAMLDSQIRLVDQERQRVSAEFQDRLNKIDKLRCRYEILNIVMMPPEGEEEKTLTYYVIKAAQEKEALQREGDDLDAKICKAEKEIVALENTLCVLNNCNSNYRNSFKEVTETSEEHEEKLKLEEEKRAADEKYRYKRRQIKELQENLQSMEKNFDTLLKQEALFQEQKKEKQALILQLNKDIEEQKPKLERVVKQCSRLSREIQSLKKTKTETQEERDIDLRELKSFSKTIDKLLADVLEANPDLTTPFQMYFHQSNLELPTIASAGGSQSSRSPSTRSSLASTRSSGSPSSGSSQTPSLKIIDLSLPFGTPAEAAAVHSQPSSRASTSDACKRKKNLK, encoded by the exons atgcaaaaagaaaaagtcgACCTGCAAAATGAGTTGGCCGACTTTGAAGAGCGTATAGAAGCGATGACATCTCACCTGAAAAACGTAAGGCAGGAGTTCAGCTTCACTCAG TCTCTTTACAAAGCCAGAGAGAATGAAATTGAAACTGAACAACACTTCAAAGCGCTTGCTGAGAGAGAACTTGGACGTCTCAAAAGTGACATTAAACGACTGGAAGATGAGATTGTTTccttaagagaaaagaaaaacagtcaagAA AATACTATAAGTAAAACCACTAAGAAGCTGGAAACCTTAAAACAACAGTTGAACTGTGATGAGGAAGTCCTGGAGAGCTGGATAAAGGAATCAAATCGGAAAGATAATGACGCTATGACAATCCAGAAGTATGCACAACAAGATGAAGGGAAACTAGCA GCATTAACCCTGCAAGTAGAGAAGTTGACCATGCAAGCAAATCAGAAGCGCAGAGCTCTCGATAATGAGCTTACAGAAACCATAACAGCTCAG atAGAGCTTGACAAGACAGCTGAAGATTTTCGGAGAGTTCATCAGGAAAGGCAAGAAGTCCTCAGGCAGTGGGAGAATGCAATACAACAGATGCAGAAAAGAGATCAACAGATTGATCATTGCGCTTTG CTAATAGCAGAGATAAAACAGGagatcagaaagaaagaaattgtgcTGAAAGAGAAGACTTCCTTTTTGGTAAATGAAACTGTTAATAATATggaatatgaaaagaaaatttcttctgCTGAACGGGAAGCTACCAGCCTCCGGAACGAGTACCAAGCTCAGGATATTTACAGGGGTCAGCTGCAGGATGAG CTGGATGCTTTGAAATCCACCGTGGACAGAACTGCTTCTGATCTAGAGTCTTCGAGAACACAAGTAACCAATCtgaagaaagaaattcagaaaaaacaaGCCAG ATTAAGCTTTCTCAATGAAAAGAATGCAAGTCTTTCCAATAAACTGAAGCTTGTGACGGAGGAGACACTCAGTTCAGAAGACAAAGCACTGAGGATGGAAGAAATactaaaggaagaagaaaaagttgtCAAG gaaaaagaaacagaaatacaccAGCTAAAAGAACTACTTTTCAAGAAGACTCAAGAGCTAAAGGTGCAGAGGGATAAGGAGAAGTGTGTTCTAGCGGAAATTGAGGGAAGTCAAAGATCACTTAAAAATCTTAAGAGTCGACTGCACAGACTTGATGTAGATGCATTGAAACAACAAGAATTCATATATAACCAG gaTTTTTATATTCAGCAAGTACAGAGACGGCTGTCACGATTAGAAGGAGAGGTTAATGCAGATGAAAAACAAGTTCTGGAAGCAAAAATTACTGAACTTAAGAAAAccttagaagaaaagaaaaatgcatatgaTGTTTTACATACACAGCACAAGAAACTTCAG AGCGATGTCCATTTCATCAAGAGAGCAATGGAtaagacaggagaagaaacaagCGGTATGATGATCAAGATAGATGAACTAAATCTTTTCAATGAGAGATCAGATCAGGAGTTAAAAAAGGCTAAAGCCATTAAGCAG GAGATGATGGTTGAAGATAATCTCTTGAAACTAGAATTGAACCGTCTTCGAGATACTCTGTGTAATAAGACAGAGAAAGTTctaacactggaaaaacaaaaactgGAGTTAAAGAAAGCCATAGCAGAAAGAACTGAGGAAATTAAGATTCATAAAGCAATGCTGGATTCCCAGATAAGACTTGTGGATCAGGAACGGCAGCGCGTAAG TGCCGAATTTCAAGATCGCCTAAATAAAATTGATAAACTGAGATGCAGATACGAAATTCTTAATATTGTCATGATGCCAcctgaaggagaagaggagaaaactcTTACCTACTATGTAATTAAG gctgcACAGGAAAAGGAAGCACTTCAACGTGAAGGCGATGATTTAGATGCAAAGAtctgcaaagctgaaaaagaaattgtagcTCTGGAAAACACTTTGTGTGTACTTAATAACTGCAACAGCAATTATCGAAACTCTTTCAAGGAAGTCACTGAGACGA GTGaggaacatgaggaaaaattgaaactagaggaggagaaaagggctgCTGATGAAAAATATAGATACAAACGAAGACAGATCAAGGAACTTCAGGAAAATCTCCAG agcatggaaaaaaattttGATACATTACTGAAGCAGGAGGCCCTCTTCCAagagcagaagaaggaaaaacaagctcTTATTTTGCAGCTGAACAAAGACATAGAGGAACAGAAGCCAAAACTCGAAAGGGTTGTAAAACAG TGTTCCAGACTTTCCAGAGAAATTCAgtctctgaagaaaacaaaaacagaaacacaggaagaaagagaCATTGATCTTCGTGAACTGAAAAGCTTCAGCAAAACCATCGACAAATTGTTAGCTGATGTTCTAGAAGCAAATCCTGATTTAACTACACCCTTTCAAATGTACTTTCACCAG TCCAATTTAGAGCTTCCTACAATTGCTTCTGCTGGTGGCAGTCAGAGTTCTCGCTCGCCATCCACACGGAGCTCACTAGCTTCTACCAG GTCCTCCGGAAGCCCAAGTTCAGGCTCCAGTCAGACGCCATCACTCAAAATCATAGATCTGAGCTTGCCCTTCGGCActcctgcagaagcagctgctgtcCATTCACAGCCGTCCAGCAGAGCGAGCACCTCCGATGCTTGTAAACgcaaaaaaaatcttaagtaa
- the CCDC39 gene encoding coiled-coil domain-containing protein 39 isoform X1, with protein sequence MDSRSAASVLAELRWDDGYAVPVANAENKALEDELQKMQKEKVDLQNELADFEERIEAMTSHLKNVRQEFSFTQSLYKARENEIETEQHFKALAERELGRLKSDIKRLEDEIVSLREKKNSQENTISKTTKKLETLKQQLNCDEEVLESWIKESNRKDNDAMTIQKYAQQDEGKLAALTLQVEKLTMQANQKRRALDNELTETITAQIELDKTAEDFRRVHQERQEVLRQWENAIQQMQKRDQQIDHCALLIAEIKQEIRKKEIVLKEKTSFLVNETVNNMEYEKKISSAEREATSLRNEYQAQDIYRGQLQDELDALKSTVDRTASDLESSRTQVTNLKKEIQKKQARLSFLNEKNASLSNKLKLVTEETLSSEDKALRMEEILKEEEKVVKEKETEIHQLKELLFKKTQELKVQRDKEKCVLAEIEGSQRSLKNLKSRLHRLDVDALKQQEFIYNQDFYIQQVQRRLSRLEGEVNADEKQVLEAKITELKKTLEEKKNAYDVLHTQHKKLQSDVHFIKRAMDKTGEETSGMMIKIDELNLFNERSDQELKKAKAIKQEMMVEDNLLKLELNRLRDTLCNKTEKVLTLEKQKLELKKAIAERTEEIKIHKAMLDSQIRLVDQERQRVSAEFQDRLNKIDKLRCRYEILNIVMMPPEGEEEKTLTYYVIKAAQEKEALQREGDDLDAKICKAEKEIVALENTLCVLNNCNSNYRNSFKEVTETSEEHEEKLKLEEEKRAADEKYRYKRRQIKELQENLQSMEKNFDTLLKQEALFQEQKKEKQALILQLNKDIEEQKPKLERVVKQCSRLSREIQSLKKTKTETQEERDIDLRELKSFSKTIDKLLADVLEANPDLTTPFQMYFHQSNLELPTIASAGGSQSSRSPSTRSSLASTRSSGSPSSGSSQTPSLKIIDLSLPFGTPAEAAAVHSQPSSRASTSDACKRKKNLK encoded by the exons ATGGACAGCCGCTCCGCCGCCTCCGTGCTGGCCGAGCTCCGCTGGGATGATGGCTACGCCGTCCCCGTGGCCAACGCAGAGAACAAGGCGCTGGAGGACGAA CTGCagaagatgcaaaaagaaaaagtcgACCTGCAAAATGAGTTGGCCGACTTTGAAGAGCGTATAGAAGCGATGACATCTCACCTGAAAAACGTAAGGCAGGAGTTCAGCTTCACTCAG TCTCTTTACAAAGCCAGAGAGAATGAAATTGAAACTGAACAACACTTCAAAGCGCTTGCTGAGAGAGAACTTGGACGTCTCAAAAGTGACATTAAACGACTGGAAGATGAGATTGTTTccttaagagaaaagaaaaacagtcaagAA AATACTATAAGTAAAACCACTAAGAAGCTGGAAACCTTAAAACAACAGTTGAACTGTGATGAGGAAGTCCTGGAGAGCTGGATAAAGGAATCAAATCGGAAAGATAATGACGCTATGACAATCCAGAAGTATGCACAACAAGATGAAGGGAAACTAGCA GCATTAACCCTGCAAGTAGAGAAGTTGACCATGCAAGCAAATCAGAAGCGCAGAGCTCTCGATAATGAGCTTACAGAAACCATAACAGCTCAG atAGAGCTTGACAAGACAGCTGAAGATTTTCGGAGAGTTCATCAGGAAAGGCAAGAAGTCCTCAGGCAGTGGGAGAATGCAATACAACAGATGCAGAAAAGAGATCAACAGATTGATCATTGCGCTTTG CTAATAGCAGAGATAAAACAGGagatcagaaagaaagaaattgtgcTGAAAGAGAAGACTTCCTTTTTGGTAAATGAAACTGTTAATAATATggaatatgaaaagaaaatttcttctgCTGAACGGGAAGCTACCAGCCTCCGGAACGAGTACCAAGCTCAGGATATTTACAGGGGTCAGCTGCAGGATGAG CTGGATGCTTTGAAATCCACCGTGGACAGAACTGCTTCTGATCTAGAGTCTTCGAGAACACAAGTAACCAATCtgaagaaagaaattcagaaaaaacaaGCCAG ATTAAGCTTTCTCAATGAAAAGAATGCAAGTCTTTCCAATAAACTGAAGCTTGTGACGGAGGAGACACTCAGTTCAGAAGACAAAGCACTGAGGATGGAAGAAATactaaaggaagaagaaaaagttgtCAAG gaaaaagaaacagaaatacaccAGCTAAAAGAACTACTTTTCAAGAAGACTCAAGAGCTAAAGGTGCAGAGGGATAAGGAGAAGTGTGTTCTAGCGGAAATTGAGGGAAGTCAAAGATCACTTAAAAATCTTAAGAGTCGACTGCACAGACTTGATGTAGATGCATTGAAACAACAAGAATTCATATATAACCAG gaTTTTTATATTCAGCAAGTACAGAGACGGCTGTCACGATTAGAAGGAGAGGTTAATGCAGATGAAAAACAAGTTCTGGAAGCAAAAATTACTGAACTTAAGAAAAccttagaagaaaagaaaaatgcatatgaTGTTTTACATACACAGCACAAGAAACTTCAG AGCGATGTCCATTTCATCAAGAGAGCAATGGAtaagacaggagaagaaacaagCGGTATGATGATCAAGATAGATGAACTAAATCTTTTCAATGAGAGATCAGATCAGGAGTTAAAAAAGGCTAAAGCCATTAAGCAG GAGATGATGGTTGAAGATAATCTCTTGAAACTAGAATTGAACCGTCTTCGAGATACTCTGTGTAATAAGACAGAGAAAGTTctaacactggaaaaacaaaaactgGAGTTAAAGAAAGCCATAGCAGAAAGAACTGAGGAAATTAAGATTCATAAAGCAATGCTGGATTCCCAGATAAGACTTGTGGATCAGGAACGGCAGCGCGTAAG TGCCGAATTTCAAGATCGCCTAAATAAAATTGATAAACTGAGATGCAGATACGAAATTCTTAATATTGTCATGATGCCAcctgaaggagaagaggagaaaactcTTACCTACTATGTAATTAAG gctgcACAGGAAAAGGAAGCACTTCAACGTGAAGGCGATGATTTAGATGCAAAGAtctgcaaagctgaaaaagaaattgtagcTCTGGAAAACACTTTGTGTGTACTTAATAACTGCAACAGCAATTATCGAAACTCTTTCAAGGAAGTCACTGAGACGA GTGaggaacatgaggaaaaattgaaactagaggaggagaaaagggctgCTGATGAAAAATATAGATACAAACGAAGACAGATCAAGGAACTTCAGGAAAATCTCCAG agcatggaaaaaaattttGATACATTACTGAAGCAGGAGGCCCTCTTCCAagagcagaagaaggaaaaacaagctcTTATTTTGCAGCTGAACAAAGACATAGAGGAACAGAAGCCAAAACTCGAAAGGGTTGTAAAACAG TGTTCCAGACTTTCCAGAGAAATTCAgtctctgaagaaaacaaaaacagaaacacaggaagaaagagaCATTGATCTTCGTGAACTGAAAAGCTTCAGCAAAACCATCGACAAATTGTTAGCTGATGTTCTAGAAGCAAATCCTGATTTAACTACACCCTTTCAAATGTACTTTCACCAG TCCAATTTAGAGCTTCCTACAATTGCTTCTGCTGGTGGCAGTCAGAGTTCTCGCTCGCCATCCACACGGAGCTCACTAGCTTCTACCAG GTCCTCCGGAAGCCCAAGTTCAGGCTCCAGTCAGACGCCATCACTCAAAATCATAGATCTGAGCTTGCCCTTCGGCActcctgcagaagcagctgctgtcCATTCACAGCCGTCCAGCAGAGCGAGCACCTCCGATGCTTGTAAACgcaaaaaaaatcttaagtaa